The genomic stretch GGGGGGTGGGTCTGAGAGAGAGCGATCGATCTTCCATGTCTAGGAAAGGCTGCAGAGAGGGGAATTTTCCCACCTCCCTTCTATGTAGAAAATGGTAAACGATtcaaaagggagaaaaaaaaagaaagaaagaaaagaagaggaaactcCTTATTAAAATTGGAAAAAGTTATTCATCATTTTATCGTGTATAGTGTTGGAAGGAACAAGTGTGGGAATCTCTCCTGTCAGAGATTTATGGGTCTGATAATCTCTTCTCCCTTTTCCTAGCTGTTAATTTGTATATTTGCAGATGTCTCTCACGGCAAGATTCTTCTCTGACCCCTTCTCTCTAACTACTTCTACAGCTATACAATTTTAACCTAATTAATCCTAATTCTATTTAACTATCTAGTACCTATTCTTGCATAAACCCTAACCCTATCGATCGCTGAATCTTTCGGTTGCGATTTCTCGAGAAAAAATGTTCCAGATtcgaggttttttttatcaatgtatGTGTGCTAATTAATAAAACAGATCAGTTTTGTAACCTTCTCTACTTCTATGCGCCTCGAACAGCACCACACAGCAAACAAGTATTAGAATCATGATGATGAGGGTGGCGCAGAGAGTCATGTGCTAGCTTTGCAGCATTAATTCTTTCTTTTGCTTTCCAGATGTATGCGTTTGATCATTTGTGTAATTTTTGAGGCGTGAAATCAAGAAACATTAATATCTCTTACAACATTATACACAGTAACACATGTTTTTATTCATTCCTTCCTCGAACTTAACCCCAACACCAACACGCATGTTGCTGTGGTTGTACCATCCCCGCGTACATGTTTTGCACTCGCTTCTCTTCTTTTGAGACTGTTTGCACTTCCCGCCGGTTCTCTTAGTCACCCATTTTGTATCTGTTTTATCAAACCCTACGCCctccctctctctatctctctctggCGCCCGAGCTGTTATGAAAAGTGAAAACCCTAGTTCTACTTCGGTGGTTACAAGGGTTTCGAAAAAAAAGGGGCTACCAAATTTACTATAACGAGGTACTATTCacgccaaaaaaagaaaagaaagaaagacttgAAGGTGGGGTCAGATCGATGATAATGAGCAAGCTGTAGCATATGCCCAGTTCATAGGAACGTCATGTACATGTACATGAAATTCACTTGAAACTTGCATGTCAATCGTTCAAGGGGgcgtcatcatcatcatcactacACAACGAAATTGTTGTCACCAAGCCGACATTTTGGGCATCTCGTGGCAAAATAAATCTGCTGTCTTTGCTCTGTATTCGGGATTATACTGTGAAAAATCCAGATGTTAATGTGATATGTCAATTCGTTTAATTAGATGATGAATTTCTTTATCTGCCAACCACGTATAAGCTAGTGAATTTTGCTTGGGAAATATGAGAGTTCGATTCATAATCTTGCATTAATTTTGAACTCAATAATTTATTAGTTAACTTTAGATTTTCTACGGAACATGAAAATTCATCTTGTCGATATTATCATCGATTATGAATTCAATAATCTATCCtagatgaagagaaaaaaaccagcaaaaaataataaaaaaaacttaacattaAACTTTAGATTAGTTAATACCACCGAATATGAGAATCCAATCTCATTATCTCGACTTCTTACGGTTTGAACTTTGACGACGGAGTCTTTTTCCGTCGTAATTTTACTGTGGTGAATTTCAGAGTTTCAATCTCAAGATAACATTCAATATATTATGATATTGGGAAAATTAGCCCCGAGACAGGTTAAGGGTGAAAAGGAGATGTCAATTGATCAGTAGCCCCATGAGGAAAACGATTGGGTTCGGGAAGATGGTTCAATTCAATGAAACATTTTAGTCTCTTGCAAGACGAGTGTGAACATCTTTCCACCAGAAAGAGACACAGAGAGATTGAAATCTAGCCTAACCACAACTGCGTGAATATGAAAGCTCGAAGAATAAAAGAGCCAATGGACCATCCAAGCAGTACCtgttcaaattcaaaaattttgattttttttttttttttttttttttgtggtggaCAGTATAGAAAATGTCGTGAAGCGCATGGATAAAAcatttcatgtttaaaaaattaagttttaaaaataaaaacagcaaTCTCTAAATCGCACACTAAGAAATTACAATGTTGGGTCAGAAAAGTATTATTTTGAGTTCTTTTTTCCTAAAACTAGCatagtaaatataaaatttgatggaATAATGTGTTTTAATATTGTCATGTTTTTAAAGAGTGATGACATGGATATCATGCTTGAAAAGCATGACATTTCATAAAtagagaggataataccatcataacaaaattataattaataatattatggtTCGCGatcatatttaaataaataatatgtttataaaatatcacatttatgaattttaatatttttaaattatattatttcatccAAACTTTTAATCcttaactatttattttgtttttgaaggcTAATTACACAATTTATTCGTTCATGTGGCCGTGGTTCTATACCCTGGGAAGTGTTAAGATGAGCGCAGCAGCAGCTGCAGGCAAAAATGTAATGTTCAGAGACTGCAATCTAATAACAACCCATGTTTAGAACTATTCTATTTGTGAGCCCAAACTTATACTTGAAGCCCACAAATATTAAACCATTTAGGGAGAAGCCCTTGTTTGGACATCTCTGACTTGGGCTCTTGCTTTTATGTTCGGCCCATATATCTAATATCTGTGTAGATTCTTACAGAAACAAAAAGCCTTACACGCATAGTTACTAAACTCTTCCAAGTGGGCCTATTTATCGCATTATAAAGTAAGAAAGGGAGAGAAAAAGTCTCGCATGTGCTTTGGGCACACAAATGGGCTTCTATCCATCGTTTTATGCTAAAAGCTTAAGGAAGTTACATGAAAGTATTTACTTAAACTGGATATTTTCTAACTGCTGCAACCTAGTGGACTTGCCGAAGTGGTTATTATCACATCttataagaaatttttaaatcaaaataatctaaatatatttaaaaaatatcaatttaaaataaaaaattaaaaaattcaaaaatttttaaaattaaaaaacaagacagAAATTGTGTGATCTCTGCCCGTCAGGTGTTAGAATTCTGCTGTTCTCGCCATGTTATTTAAATTCTTCAGTATCAGTTCAAAAGGCAAAAAAGTGGTCAATCATGTTGCATTGAATGACCTGAACCTTAAGGAGTATTTTCTTACATGTTACTTTTTAAATCAATGCCTCCATACAATGGTGAAGATGCACGGTCATTCAGTTCAAGGTGATAAAAAGATGTCTCGTTTAggaatttggttttttaaaatatattttttaaaaatatatattaaaataatattttttttattttttaaaaattatttttatcataaacacattaaaataataataaaaacataaaaaaattaaacaaaaaaaatttaaatttttaaaaatcataaccaCATTCCCAGATAGCTTCATGGTAACCAGCAAAGGATGTAACCTTGCAAAATCTTATGACATCAAAAGCCATCTCCTTTACTTCGCAAAACAGAGAATGGATGTTAAACATATGAAACAAACTTGTTTGCTACAAATATTCACTACAATATATAAGCACTCATCGAATGTTCCTCGCAAAGCCTCTCGATTCGTGAATGAATTTGATCAGAATATCAAcctaattttcataatttgatcaaaaaaagttttcaaattaGACATGTTTCATAAATCTTATGATGGGAgggattaatattaaaaaaagaaaataatcaataaaaataaaaaagatcatcTCAACAATGAAAAGTGGATTTGTTTCATAAAGAGTAGAAGAATTATATCACCTGAATCgaattatttcttattaattttaaaatagcgACATGGGAAGATATATCCAAAAGTGGGTATTGGAGGTTGAGACCATCATCAAATgcatttattaagaatttatttttcatttttttttcttattctatcTCGTGATAGTAACAATATTGATAGCAAACCTACTTATCACTCGGCCAACAACACATCAGGGGTTCTGTCCGGTGATGAGGATTTGCAGAATTCTGAACAACAACTAAAACAAATCCCACTGTTGATCACAGAGGCATGGCCATGAGAGCAATAAATTTCACAGAATTTCATGGTTGTATGGAATTTACAGTAGATACTCGAAgcaacatttgatttttcaaggcGAAATCGTTCTAGGGATGATGATGTCCCCAATGTTGTTGTGCCATGGGTCAGCCAAGTGAGTTGCCAAGTTCTCCAACGGTCCTGTGCCAGGGTAAGCTGACTGCTGCACACAGAACCCAACAAACGCCAACAAAGCTAGACGACCTACAACATGATCAGATGCGTGTTGGATTAGTAATAATTCAAGAACTCACGTAAGTTAGCAGCAAGAATTGGAACCATACACCAAAATTGTTAGATtaccatttttaatttctttgactTTGTATTCCTCGAACTTCTTAGGGTCCTTGGAGTAGCCCAGGGGATCAAAAGCACCACCAGGGTACTTCTTCTTCTCTGGGTCTTTCTCCATGCTCCGTTGGTGCTCCACAAAGGCGATGGCAACAAATTCAATGGCCAAGACGGCAGGGAGGGTCCCCCATGGAACTGGTTGGCCCAAATAACTAGCTTGGCCACCTGGGGTTGCAGCCCACTCTTGAGCTTTCACCCAGTTGCCCAGACCTAAGGCCTCTGGTATTAGGATTCCAGGCtgcaaaatgatttaaaatcatattattaaaagtaaaattataccctccattaaaaaaaaaaacctaaaacatgTGGGTTATTATTGAAACATGGCGCAGCAACTTATCGTCTGAACTAGActctttctgtttctttttttccttagctaAAGGGATTTTTTGTCGACTCTTAAGAAACCAAGTTCATTTCTACAATGTTAACAAGCAGTTTCTTATTCTTTTGCATTAGGAAATTCAACTGAGATTAATAAAAGACTCACAACAGCAAGCATAGCCCATCTGCAGTGAATGAGTTCAGACTCCTTGTATCTCTCGAGATTCTCAGGGACCTCACCCAGTCTAAGTGGGTCGAACCCGAAGTCACTGCAACGCACCATCCCAACTAACTCATCAACAAAATTTCACAAAAACAGCATGTGCTGTGTAACATTATGTAcatgaaaagaagatgaagaagaaatccgaagtttgaaatttaatttacagTCCATTAAATTATTAGTGGTACGATTTACCCTGGGGCTGAGCCATCAAGGTAAGGTGGACGAGGCTGGCCAGGCATCCAGTCAGCTGACATGGTGACACGAGAGGTGCCATTGACACTAGGAAGTGGAATTGAAGAGGCAAATTTGGACTTTGAAGATGAAAGAAGTGAAGGGAAAGCAGTGGCAATGCCACAGCTCATCAATGTATTGGCGGCGGCCATATATTCTCTTAGAATCCGTGGCGAAGTGAAGTTGAGTTTGTGAGAATGGATGATGAAGAAAGCGAGGCCATTACAAGTTATTAGGCAAAGGGGGGACATAGGCAAAGTCTATGTGGACTGTAATTGGCTAAGGAGACCTGCTTGGGACTTGCTATTGGGCCACGTTGGATATGTTAATCTGTTTGCAGGGGTTCGTGTGACATCCTGTGGTTATGTGGTTGAGATTGTGAATGCCAGCTACAAGAATCGAAGGTGCTTTTGAGGGAGTAAAAATGGAGGAGAAAAAGTTAATCGTCTAAATGCCTCACAGCACGGGGTTGGCAAAGGTCCGTTAAACATGAAACACTCGTCATATAATTAGCGGGTATGTGCTTGTGGATATGAAATTATGCtagcttttgatttttgttcCAGAACACAATAAACAAAGATATTTTGGACTGGAAATTTCTAGCATAAATTATCTTGGACCCTTGGTTCACATTCCTATAGAACACCAAACCATTCAAAAACTTTTGGATGGGAAATGGGATGAACAACTTAACATGAAATCTTCTAATACATGCCAAAGTACGTATTTCTGTGTTGCAAGTTGAATCTTTTGTTGGCAATTCATATTATGATCCAGTCTCAAGCCATCTATTGTTGTTATTGATGTTGCAAGTTCCTGCTCACATCAGGTAACAGTCATTTATACACTTGGGGAAGGGGTTTTGCTGGCGCTTCTGATGCTAACTTTCCTCAGCTTTCACCTTCGTCTTTGAGGTGCACGAAGGCTGCCCTTGGATGAAATCACTGCTTGCTGTTGTCAGGTCAATGcatttcttttcctctctttaTTCGTATTCTTGAACAACCCCTCACCTCGCTCCTGTGTTAAGACTTCAATGATGATGTGATATCTTGAACAGGTGATGAAGAAGTATTTATGCTTGGTGGCAATTACCATGGGGTTCTTTGTGATCTTGAGGAAATGAGTGCAGTGAAGCACCTTTCAGGTAGTGCATTTATTCGACCTGCATTAGCGTTGTTGTACATGAATACAAATGTATATGATAAGTAATGaatacttgttctatatcactTTCAAAACTGGAAGAATTAAGAGACTTTTGCAGTTCCTTGTTTTTAATGATGGGTAAGGAGCTTCAGTTTCACAGCGTAGATGGCTAATTCCCAGTAGTCTTATAACTCCGAACAACTTCGACTGTCTATCCACTCAAGCCATGCACATCAAATGATCGTCTTCTGCGTTAGTTCTAGCATTGAGTAGGTGGTTGTCATTTCACCACCGCTCTTTTTTATATTCCAGCAGATTCATCTGGAGCTCTTTTGAATAAAGTAATTGTTCTTGATGGGGTGGAAGTTGTGAAGATCGCAGCTGGAGCTGAGCACTCTGCTATGGTGACAGGCAAAATTATTTACCATGCACTAATAACTATCTACATTTGCAATAAGGTCACTCTCCTCAATCAATCAGTATttcaagaaattgaaaatgttcCTGGGTAGATTTTGTTGCTCGAGAGAACAAATCTAC from Populus alba chromosome 8, ASM523922v2, whole genome shotgun sequence encodes the following:
- the LOC118052450 gene encoding chlorophyll a-b binding protein 6, chloroplastic; the encoded protein is MSPLCLITCNGLAFFIIHSHKLNFTSPRILREYMAAANTLMSCGIATAFPSLLSSSKSKFASSIPLPSVNGTSRVTMSADWMPGQPRPPYLDGSAPGDFGFDPLRLGEVPENLERYKESELIHCRWAMLAVPGILIPEALGLGNWVKAQEWAATPGGQASYLGQPVPWGTLPAVLAIEFVAIAFVEHQRSMEKDPEKKKYPGGAFDPLGYSKDPKKFEEYKVKEIKNGRLALLAFVGFCVQQSAYPGTGPLENLATHLADPWHNNIGDIIIPRTISP